In Massilia antarctica, the following are encoded in one genomic region:
- a CDS encoding glycoside hydrolase family 3 protein, with protein sequence MIKNSCLIAAVALLHASHAGAAPKTLTDWPRVRSAIAPDATLEAKVAGIVAGMSLAQKIGQMTQPEIKAITPEQVREFYIGSVLNGGGSWPNGNKYATPADWVALADKFYDASMSTDMKVKVPVIWGIDAMHGNSNVYGATLFPHNIGLGAAHNKKLALRMGEAVGKAVRATGINWVFAPTLAVTQDDRWGRTYESFSEDPALVNSYAGEYVRGMQGNLRDDANVIATAKHFMGDGGTDQGKDQGITKATPAQMMNIHGAGYYSALEAGAQTVMASFNSWNDVSSGKDYGKVHGSRELLTDILKTKMGFDGMVVSDWDGIGQVKGCRNDSCAQAINAGIDMVMVPIDWKAFIANTIKQVQAGEIPMTRIDDAVTRIVRVKMRAGLFGQKPSAGMYAGKPEALQARSLARQMVRESLVLLKNDRATLPLQRGKKILVVGKSADSLSLQTGGWSLTWQGTDNKNSDFPNGDTILAGIREAAGAANVTYSATAEGVDVAAFDTVVAVIGETPYAEFGGDIGPSGTLRHSGRYPEDLAVLKAVAGKGKPVVTVLVSGRALYTNDLMNLSDSFVAAWLPGSEGKGVADVLFKGAHGFTGKLSFSWPKSICQATVNVGGADYAPLFKTGYGLTYASRQQVGQLGASYADGGCGVTNLYPVFNQSDRATWPLYAVVGDKRSALGADLNNAFTQSGVKIETSQVNTQQDAKSVTWSGPARLEAHGAKAVALPAFATKDGALQFDTIVSTAPAGKVLVSMDGAALDLTAVFKGLVGKARQTVKIPLACFTARGVDLAKVETPFAVASDAAFSAAFANIEVAGGAALDKDALKCEELR encoded by the coding sequence ATGATCAAGAATTCCTGCCTTATCGCAGCCGTCGCGCTGCTGCACGCGAGCCATGCCGGCGCCGCTCCCAAAACCCTGACTGACTGGCCGCGCGTGCGCAGCGCCATCGCCCCGGACGCCACGCTCGAAGCGAAAGTCGCCGGCATCGTGGCCGGCATGAGCCTGGCGCAGAAGATCGGCCAGATGACCCAGCCCGAGATCAAGGCCATCACGCCCGAACAGGTGCGCGAGTTTTACATCGGCTCCGTCTTGAATGGCGGCGGCAGCTGGCCGAACGGGAACAAGTACGCCACCCCGGCCGACTGGGTCGCGCTGGCCGACAAGTTCTACGACGCCTCGATGAGCACCGACATGAAAGTGAAAGTGCCGGTCATCTGGGGCATCGATGCCATGCACGGCAACAGCAATGTGTACGGCGCCACCCTGTTCCCGCACAATATCGGCCTGGGCGCGGCGCACAACAAGAAGCTCGCGCTGCGCATGGGCGAGGCGGTCGGCAAGGCGGTGCGCGCGACCGGCATCAACTGGGTGTTCGCGCCCACCCTGGCGGTCACGCAGGACGATCGCTGGGGCCGCACCTACGAGAGCTTTTCGGAAGATCCGGCACTGGTCAACAGCTACGCCGGCGAATACGTGCGCGGCATGCAGGGCAATTTGCGCGACGACGCCAACGTGATCGCCACCGCCAAGCACTTCATGGGCGACGGCGGCACCGACCAGGGCAAGGACCAGGGCATCACCAAGGCCACGCCCGCGCAAATGATGAACATCCACGGCGCCGGCTACTACAGCGCGCTGGAAGCGGGCGCCCAGACGGTGATGGCGTCGTTTAACAGCTGGAACGATGTCTCGTCCGGCAAGGATTACGGCAAGGTCCATGGCAGCCGCGAACTGCTGACCGATATCCTCAAGACCAAGATGGGCTTCGACGGCATGGTGGTGAGCGACTGGGACGGCATCGGCCAGGTCAAGGGCTGCCGCAACGACAGCTGCGCCCAGGCGATTAACGCCGGCATCGACATGGTGATGGTGCCGATCGACTGGAAAGCCTTCATCGCCAACACCATCAAGCAGGTGCAAGCGGGCGAGATTCCGATGACGCGCATCGACGATGCCGTCACCCGCATCGTGCGCGTGAAGATGCGCGCGGGCCTGTTCGGACAAAAGCCGTCGGCCGGCATGTACGCCGGCAAGCCGGAGGCGCTGCAGGCACGCTCCTTGGCGCGCCAGATGGTGCGCGAATCGCTGGTGCTGCTCAAGAACGACCGCGCAACGTTGCCGCTTCAGCGCGGCAAGAAGATTCTGGTCGTGGGCAAAAGCGCCGACAGCCTGTCCTTGCAGACCGGCGGCTGGTCGCTGACCTGGCAGGGGACCGATAACAAGAACAGCGACTTCCCGAACGGCGACACCATCCTCGCCGGCATCCGCGAAGCCGCCGGCGCCGCCAACGTGACCTACAGCGCCACCGCCGAAGGGGTCGACGTGGCCGCTTTCGATACCGTGGTGGCGGTGATCGGCGAAACGCCGTACGCGGAGTTCGGCGGCGACATCGGCCCGTCCGGCACCCTGCGCCACAGCGGACGCTATCCGGAAGACCTGGCCGTGCTCAAGGCCGTCGCCGGCAAGGGCAAGCCGGTGGTCACGGTGCTGGTGTCGGGCCGCGCGCTGTACACCAATGACCTGATGAATCTGTCCGACAGTTTTGTCGCCGCCTGGTTGCCTGGCTCGGAAGGCAAGGGCGTGGCCGACGTGCTGTTCAAGGGCGCCCATGGCTTCACGGGCAAGCTGTCGTTCTCGTGGCCCAAGTCGATCTGCCAGGCCACCGTGAACGTGGGCGGCGCCGATTACGCGCCGCTGTTCAAGACCGGCTACGGCCTGACCTACGCCAGCCGCCAGCAAGTCGGCCAGCTCGGCGCCAGCTACGCTGACGGCGGCTGCGGCGTGACCAATCTGTATCCCGTATTTAACCAGTCCGACCGCGCCACCTGGCCGCTGTACGCGGTGGTGGGCGACAAGCGCAGCGCGCTCGGCGCCGACTTGAACAACGCGTTCACCCAGTCCGGCGTGAAGATCGAAACGTCCCAGGTCAATACCCAGCAGGATGCCAAGAGCGTCACCTGGAGCGGCCCTGCGCGCCTCGAAGCGCACGGCGCCAAGGCCGTGGCCTTGCCGGCCTTCGCCACCAAGGATGGCGCGCTGCAGTTCGATACCATCGTCAGCACCGCGCCCGCCGGGAAGGTGTTGGTGTCGATGGACGGCGCCGCGCTCGACCTGACTGCGGTCTTCAAGGGTCTGGTGGGCAAGGCCAGGCAGACCGTCAAGATTCCGCTCGCCTGCTTCACGGCCAGGGGCGTCGACCTGGCCAAAGTAGAAACGCCGTTCGCGGTGGCCAGCGACGCCGCTTTCAGCGCGGCCTTTGCCAATATCGAAGTGGCCGGCGGGGCGGCGCTCGACAAGGATGCGCTCAAGTGCGAGGAGCTGAGGTGA
- a CDS encoding DUF4142 domain-containing protein — MLNKKPVKGLIGICAAAALCATLGVQAQTTGTQSGSQGGGGQTGTQGSTASGAGGSGTGTISSTDRKIVTDLAMANMAEIEVARTAQGKSQDDQVKKYAQQMIDDHTKALNEVQQLAQTRGITLPATLDRAHKARADKLAALSGDAFDRAYMAQAGVAEHKKTHGMLTRAQARAKDGDVKALVMRMTPTVEQHLNAAQELHGNKNTAMGNSRTGTEKSGQ; from the coding sequence ATGCTCAACAAGAAACCAGTAAAAGGACTGATCGGCATTTGCGCCGCGGCTGCGCTGTGCGCCACCCTGGGCGTCCAGGCCCAGACCACCGGGACGCAGTCCGGCAGCCAGGGCGGCGGCGGACAGACCGGCACCCAGGGCAGCACGGCCAGCGGCGCCGGCGGCAGCGGAACCGGCACCATCAGCAGCACGGACCGCAAGATCGTCACCGACCTGGCCATGGCGAACATGGCCGAGATCGAGGTGGCGCGCACCGCCCAGGGCAAGAGCCAGGACGATCAGGTCAAGAAATACGCGCAGCAAATGATCGACGACCATACCAAGGCGCTGAACGAGGTGCAGCAACTGGCGCAGACCAGGGGCATCACCTTGCCCGCCACCCTGGACCGCGCGCACAAGGCCAGGGCCGACAAGCTGGCCGCGCTGTCGGGCGATGCCTTCGACCGCGCCTACATGGCGCAGGCTGGTGTGGCCGAGCACAAGAAAACCCACGGCATGCTGACCCGGGCGCAGGCGCGCGCCAAGGATGGCGACGTCAAGGCGCTGGTAATGCGCATGACGCCTACCGTGGAACAGCATCTGAACGCGGCGCAGGAGTTGCACGGCAATAAAAATACCGCCATGGGCAACTCCAGAACGGGGACGGAGAAGTCGGGACAATAG
- a CDS encoding AEC family transporter — protein MLAILAITFPFFALVLCGYLAVRRHLLPQLAIPGLNSFVLYFALPCLLYRFGSTTPLTQLLDAGLFGVYLLCALATVGLAMLVTLRRAGWNDGAFGALVAAFPNTGFMGVPLLLALLGPRSSGPVIVALVVDLVITTSLCIALSRLGPAGGQSSAAALRNALAGMLRNPMPWAILLGALASGVGLVLPAPLMKTVGLLADAASPVALFTIGAVLARSQMNASGATALADVVPIALIKLLIHPLLLLAIGHAAIGLGIPIDPAALTVLVLVACLPSASNVALLTERFGADTGRVARIILVSTALSFLSFSVAVSLLI, from the coding sequence ATGCTCGCCATCCTCGCCATTACCTTTCCGTTTTTCGCCTTGGTCCTGTGCGGCTACCTTGCCGTGCGGCGCCACTTGCTGCCGCAACTGGCCATTCCGGGCCTGAACAGCTTCGTCCTGTACTTCGCCTTGCCGTGCCTGCTGTACCGCTTCGGCTCGACCACGCCGCTGACCCAGCTGCTCGATGCCGGGCTGTTCGGCGTCTACCTGCTGTGCGCGCTGGCGACGGTGGGCCTGGCCATGCTGGTTACCCTGCGCCGCGCCGGCTGGAACGATGGCGCCTTCGGGGCGCTGGTGGCCGCCTTTCCGAACACCGGCTTCATGGGTGTGCCGCTGCTGCTGGCCCTGCTCGGGCCGCGCTCGTCCGGGCCGGTGATCGTGGCGCTGGTGGTCGACCTGGTCATCACAACGTCGCTGTGCATCGCCCTGTCGCGCCTGGGGCCGGCAGGCGGGCAGAGTAGCGCGGCCGCCCTGCGCAATGCCCTGGCCGGCATGCTGCGCAACCCCATGCCGTGGGCTATCCTGCTCGGCGCGCTGGCGTCCGGCGTGGGACTGGTGCTGCCCGCGCCACTGATGAAGACCGTCGGCCTGCTGGCCGACGCCGCCTCGCCGGTTGCCCTGTTCACCATCGGCGCGGTGCTGGCGCGCTCGCAGATGAATGCCAGCGGGGCCACCGCGCTGGCCGATGTTGTCCCGATCGCCCTGATCAAGCTGCTGATCCACCCCTTGTTGCTGCTCGCCATAGGCCACGCCGCCATTGGCCTGGGCATTCCCATCGATCCGGCCGCCCTGACGGTGCTGGTGCTGGTCGCCTGCCTGCCCAGTGCCAGCAACGTGGCGCTGCTGACCGAGCGCTTCGGCGCCGACACGGGCCGGGTGGCGCGCATCATCCTGGTATCGACCGCGTTGTCCTTCCTGAGCTTTTCGGTAGCCGTATCGTTGCTTATATGA
- a CDS encoding GGDEF domain-containing protein, producing the protein MFAVEQDLIRLEEELSSQYGVARVKPMLALAWHLRQRDPARARSLAIDAAPLLTLLPEPERRLELARCQLIDGEAAWLAGQLDTARTLADAAWAEFHRQDDSIGSADARWLRAWIEVDRGNAAASDAELLAAAHDVWRAGDRLRADVIDAAAALFAVFRNLHSANEHWGKRFDPAEKGLHPAAAGWINDYLGTSAFQASDFGRAIGLLMNTFEAALATGQVRRAINVATNIGNAFTSLNAHHAALEWMQRGLDLARPTGWPMSIGLALMQTAETLRQLGQREAALELLHEALATLAPMSGSRAYAIALEYEGDLALDGGDYAAALASFARLEARGEALHQADFQSGARRGQAHALSHMNRPRDALDKAAAALALAREHGDAYNQIAALKVLAEIHARHRLPGPALLDAPSPALHYLQQAMAVAATIDGYTVPGDLYDAVAREYASVGDYPQAYDIALRAGAARDKTHSQEATNRAVAMQVQYQTERAKTEGEHHRQLAAAEAKRAEVLQQTSATLEHLSAIGQEITTHLDAAAVFRALDRHVHGLLDATHFSVFLIDPDGSSLRCAFGVEAGKALPATCFSLTDEHANSARCVRERREILLHLNAGDDMPNLIPGTLPTLSLLFAPLLIGERVLGVMTVQSLQPSAYHERERLIFRTLCAYGAIALDNAGAYLQVAATLKALSATQAQLLDKNVELELAYKALEEVSLTDQLTGLRNRRFFLQHVDADVVMSLRGYDDPLRHGAPERENAPGKDLVFFMVDLDHFKEVNDRYGHAAGDAVLVQMQERLREVFRESDYLIRWGGEEFLVLARATHRDDGKVVAERIREAVANRDFVLPDGTALRKTCSIGFACFPFVQEEPRLLSWSEVVELADQGLYLVKRSGRNAWAGIYSTPETRHDGVFSRLIHYLEQALADGEARLVTNIDEVQVAAGAKTRRLVLAADKVTPR; encoded by the coding sequence ATGTTTGCAGTGGAGCAGGATCTGATTCGGCTGGAAGAGGAGCTTTCTTCCCAGTACGGTGTCGCGCGCGTCAAGCCGATGCTGGCGCTGGCCTGGCATTTGCGCCAGCGCGACCCCGCGCGCGCCCGCTCGCTGGCGATCGACGCCGCGCCTCTGCTGACCTTGCTTCCCGAACCCGAGCGCCGCCTTGAACTGGCGCGCTGCCAGCTGATCGATGGCGAAGCAGCCTGGCTGGCCGGCCAGCTCGACACGGCGCGTACCCTGGCCGACGCTGCCTGGGCCGAGTTCCACCGCCAGGACGACTCCATCGGCAGCGCCGACGCGCGCTGGCTGCGCGCCTGGATCGAGGTCGATCGCGGCAATGCCGCCGCCAGCGACGCCGAATTGCTGGCCGCCGCGCACGATGTGTGGCGCGCCGGCGACCGCCTGCGCGCCGACGTGATCGACGCCGCCGCCGCCCTGTTCGCGGTATTCCGCAATCTGCACTCGGCCAATGAACACTGGGGCAAGCGCTTCGACCCCGCCGAAAAAGGCTTGCATCCGGCCGCCGCCGGCTGGATCAACGATTATCTCGGCACCTCGGCCTTCCAGGCCAGCGATTTCGGGCGCGCCATCGGCCTGTTGATGAACACCTTCGAGGCGGCGCTGGCCACCGGCCAGGTGCGGCGCGCGATCAACGTCGCCACCAATATCGGCAACGCCTTCACCAGCCTCAATGCGCATCACGCCGCGCTCGAATGGATGCAGCGCGGGCTGGATCTGGCGCGTCCGACCGGCTGGCCGATGAGCATCGGCCTGGCTCTGATGCAGACCGCCGAAACCTTGCGCCAGCTGGGCCAGCGCGAAGCGGCGCTGGAACTGCTGCACGAAGCGCTGGCGACCTTGGCGCCCATGTCCGGCTCGCGCGCCTACGCCATCGCGCTCGAATACGAGGGCGACCTGGCGCTCGACGGCGGCGACTATGCGGCGGCCCTGGCCAGCTTCGCACGCCTGGAGGCGCGCGGCGAAGCGCTGCACCAGGCCGATTTCCAGAGCGGCGCGCGGCGCGGCCAGGCGCATGCGCTCTCGCACATGAACCGCCCTCGCGATGCGCTCGACAAGGCTGCGGCGGCGCTGGCGCTGGCGCGCGAACACGGCGACGCCTACAACCAGATCGCCGCGCTCAAGGTGCTGGCGGAGATCCACGCGCGCCACCGCTTGCCCGGCCCCGCGCTGCTGGACGCGCCCAGTCCCGCGCTGCATTACCTTCAGCAGGCCATGGCGGTGGCGGCCACCATCGACGGCTACACGGTGCCGGGCGACCTGTACGACGCCGTGGCGCGTGAATACGCCAGCGTCGGCGACTATCCGCAGGCGTACGACATCGCACTGCGCGCCGGCGCCGCGCGCGACAAGACCCATAGCCAGGAAGCGACCAACCGCGCCGTCGCCATGCAGGTGCAGTACCAGACCGAGCGCGCCAAGACCGAGGGCGAGCATCACCGCCAGCTCGCCGCGGCCGAAGCCAAGCGCGCCGAGGTGCTGCAGCAGACCAGCGCCACGCTCGAACACCTGTCGGCCATCGGGCAGGAAATCACCACCCATCTGGACGCCGCCGCCGTGTTCCGCGCGCTCGACCGCCACGTGCACGGGCTGCTCGACGCCACCCACTTTTCCGTCTTCCTGATCGATCCGGACGGCAGTTCGCTGCGCTGCGCGTTCGGGGTGGAAGCGGGCAAGGCGCTGCCGGCCACCTGCTTTTCGCTGACCGACGAACATGCCAATTCGGCGCGCTGCGTGCGCGAGCGGCGCGAAATCCTGCTCCACCTGAACGCTGGCGACGACATGCCGAACCTGATCCCGGGTACCCTGCCGACACTGAGCCTGCTGTTTGCGCCGCTGCTGATCGGCGAGCGGGTACTGGGTGTGATGACGGTGCAGTCGCTGCAGCCCAGCGCTTATCACGAACGGGAGCGCCTGATTTTCCGCACCTTGTGCGCGTACGGCGCCATTGCCCTCGATAACGCAGGCGCCTATTTGCAGGTGGCGGCCACGCTCAAGGCCCTGAGCGCGACCCAGGCCCAGCTCCTGGACAAGAACGTCGAACTGGAACTGGCTTACAAGGCGCTGGAAGAAGTCAGCCTGACCGACCAGCTGACCGGCCTGCGCAACCGCCGCTTCTTCCTGCAGCATGTCGACGCCGACGTGGTCATGAGCCTGCGCGGCTACGACGACCCCTTGCGCCACGGCGCGCCGGAACGCGAGAATGCGCCGGGCAAGGACCTGGTGTTCTTCATGGTCGACCTGGATCACTTCAAGGAAGTCAACGACCGGTATGGTCACGCCGCCGGCGACGCGGTGCTGGTGCAGATGCAGGAGCGCTTGCGCGAAGTGTTCCGCGAGTCCGATTACCTGATCCGCTGGGGCGGCGAGGAATTCCTGGTGCTGGCGCGCGCCACTCATCGCGACGACGGGAAAGTGGTGGCGGAGCGCATCCGCGAGGCGGTCGCCAACCGCGACTTCGTGCTGCCCGACGGGACGGCACTGCGCAAGACCTGCTCGATCGGATTCGCCTGCTTTCCGTTCGTGCAGGAAGAACCGCGCCTGTTGTCGTGGTCCGAAGTGGTGGAGCTGGCCGACCAGGGCCTGTACCTGGTCAAGCGTTCGGGGCGCAATGCCTGGGCCGGCATCTACAGCACGCCGGAGACGCGCCACGACGGGGTTTTCTCGCGCCTGATTCATTACCTCGAACAGGCGCTGGCCGACGGCGAGGCCAGGCTGGTGACCAATATCGACGAGGTGCAGGTGGCAGCCGGCGCCAAGACACGGCGCCTGGTGCTCGCCGCCGATAAAGTGACGCCGCGCTAG